Part of the Nitrospirota bacterium genome is shown below.
CTTAGCCTTTGTCCTATAGAAGTTTATAGAGCTTATATCTTTTTCAATCTCTCCAATAGAGGCATTTGCATAATCCTTTACCGAGCTATATTTTTTGAATAATTTTTCGGTCACACGATTTACATGAACATCGGTTGTCTGGGCAGAAAGAATAGTTGCGACAAGTAGCTCAAATGGGTTTTTGAATGTGAGCACTGTGCCAATGGGGTATTGTTTTTTAAGGAGATTGATTATCTCTAAAGTCATTTCTTTAAGCATGCACCTAATTTCCTTTAACAATAATTATAGCTTCTCAAGAAATTATATCAAGTCCCTGCTCTATCTCGCTACATACATCTTCATCTATGGAAATCTCGAATCCATTCTCAAAGAACCTTACCCTGTCTTTAAATCTTTCAAGTATTCTCTGAACAGGAACTTCAGCCTCTTTTGAAAAAACAAACCTGAGTTTTCTATCTGTCTGTCTGATGGAGGTAATAAGAAGACCCTCTGCCTTCAGCCTGAACGACCTTTTCTTTCTTCTCGATGCCCTTAAGCTCGGATACTGCTTCTTCGAGCATCTCTATGTACATGTCAAAGCCAACTGCCATAATATATCCTGACTGCTCAGGACCAAGGAGATTCCCTGCGCCTCTTATCTCAAGGTCTTTCATTGCAAGCCTCAACCCTGCACCTAAATAGCTTAGCTCCTGAACTGCTTGAAGCCTTTTCCTTGCATCCTCATGGATAACATTCCATCCAGGAATAAGAAAATAGGCAAATGCCTTTTGATAGCTTCTTCCAACACGGCCCTTTAGCTGATAAAGGTCTGCAAGACCCATCTTGTCTGCCATATTTATGATTATTGTATTTGCGGTTGGTATATCCAATCCCGAGCCTATGATTGCAGAGGAGACAAGCATATCCACACTGCGATTCAGAAACTCAAACATAATCTTTTCGAGCTCTCTCGAAGTCTTCTGTCCGTGTGCAACGGCAATCCTTAAGTCAGGCATGAGATTCCTCAGATACCCTGCGACCTTCATTATGTCTTGAACCCTGTTATGAACGAAAAACACCTGTCCTTGTCTTTGTATCTCCTTACTTATAGCCTCTTTTATGATATTGTCTGAAAACACAGAAACAACACACCTCACAGAAAGCCTTTCCTCTGGAGGGGTCTCTATGATGCTCATACCCCTTATGCCCGAAAGAGCCATCTGAAGGGTCCTTGGTATTGGGGTTGCAGAAAGCGTAAGTATATCCACGCCTTTTTTAAGCTCCTTAATCCTTTCCTTCTGTGCTACGCCAAATCTGTGCTCCTCATCGATAATAAGGAGCCCAATGTCCTGAAATACTATATTTTTTGCAAGCAGGGCATGTGTGCCAATAACTATATCTACCTCGCCTTGGCCAATTGCCTTTATGGTTTTTTGCAGTTCCCTTTTAGATTTAAACCTGCTTAGATAATCGATTCTTACTGGGAATGCAGAGAACCTGTCTTTGAATGTTCTCAGGTGCTGTTCGCAAAGAAGCGTTGTAGGCACAATAACAGACACCTGTTTTCCGTCATAAATAGCCCTAAAAGCCGCCCTCATGGCGACCTCGGTCTTTCCATAGCCAACATCTCCTGTAAGAAGCCTGTCCATCGGCTTTCTGGATGCCATATCCTTTTTAATCTCCTCTATAGTTCTTATCTGGTCAGGGGTTTCCTTATATAGAAAGAAGCTATCGAATTCCCTGTGAAGCTCTGTGTCCTCGCTAAAACTAAAGCCCTCTGAGACCTCTCTTTCTGCATAAAGCCTGAGGAGTCGCTGAGCCATCTCTTTTATCTTCTCTTTAACCTTTTCCTTTGTCCTTAACCATTTCTTACTTCCCAGTCTGTCGAGCTTAGGAATAGCCCCTTCTTTTGAGTGATACTTATGAACCTTATCTATTGCCTGTAAAGGAAGATAAAGCCTGTCTCCACCTTCATATTCGATGCTCATCAGGTCATATTCAGAGCCCTCCACAGTCTGCCTTAAAAGACCCAGAAACCTTCCAATGCCATGCAGGTTATGAACAACATAATCTCCTTCGTTAAGGTCCGATAGGGATGCAATTAGGCTTGAAGTGCGGGAGCTCTTCATTGGCCTGAATGGAGGCTTTTTGAATATCTCGCTTTCGGTAAGTATATAAAGCCCTTTCATAAAGAGCCCTGCCGAAAGCTCGCCATTTAATATCGAGATTCGACCTTCATAGGATACCTGCTCTTTTATATCCAAAAGAGGCGCAATGAGTCCGCCTTCTTTTAAGATTTCCCCTACTCTTTCAGCCTGCCACACCGAAGAAGAAACGATTATTACCTTATTTTCTTTCATTAGTCTTTCAACGGATGTGGCAAGCTCCTCTATGCCCTTTCTTTCCTCAGGCAGTATGCCACACCCCTTTATAGAAAGAAGCCTTGCATCTACGCCCTCGTCCCTGATTGCATATTTTGAAAGGACATGCCCCTCTCCTATTTCCTCTTGGGCAGATTCCGCAAAGAAGACCTCGTATCCCTTTATCAACTCCATTATATTTACTCCTGCCTTTGGCTCATTTGCAGGCAGGATGGCACAGTCCATTATGCTGGATATTGATTTCTGGGTCTCTGTGTCAAACACCCTCATGTTTTCTATGACATCGCCAAAGAATTCCACCCTGACAGGGTTTTCCTCTGTAGATGGAAATATGTCAAAAATCCACTGCCTTACACTGAACTGCCCTTTCTCTGTAACAAGACTAACATGCTCATAACCTAAAACCCTAAGTCTCTCTGTAAGGCGCAATCTATCGAGTTCCATAGAGGTTTTAAGGTAAAGGACATCTTCCTTGAGGGAGGATGGTAACCATAAATTCGAAAGTGCATCTTTGCTTGTAATAACAGATGCCTTTTTAGCTTCGACAGAGAGTTTATATACAACCTCAGCCCTTTTGCCCGATGCTGTGGAAGTATCAGGCTCTGGAAGAAACACACAACCAGTGTCATCGGTATGGAGAAGTCTTTTATAAAACAGTATGTCCCTGAGTAGCCTTTCGGCTAACTCCTCGTCCTCTTCAATCATAATGAATGGCTCTTTAAGCAGTGAAAGAAAAATCGCAATGGATGAGCCACCGAGATTATAGATACGCTTTGGATAAGGTATGAGAGGGGATATGAAACTCTTGATATGCTGAGGAAGGCTCATAAGGCTAAAAGGTATTTTTTAATGCCTGTATCTTTTCGATTATCCCTGTTGTAGAGGCACCTTCTATATAAGGAAGGCTCACGGTCTGACTGACAAGGTCTGAGCCCACAACCTCCTCCTTCTTCCAGTCGCCACCCTTGACAAGCACATCGGGTCTAAGGAGTTTTATCAGCTCATAAGGAGTATCCTCCTCAAAGACAGTGACATAATCCACCATCTCTAAAGCCGAAACAACCTCTATGCGCTCTACCTGAGGAGTAACAGGCCTTCCGGGCTTTATCCTCGAGACCGATTTGTCGGAGTTTACCGCTACTATAAGAACATCTCCTAATTTTTTTGCCTCCCTGAGATACCTTATATGTCCAATATGAATAATATCGAAACAGCCGTTTGTAAAGACCACCTTTTTGCCCCTTGACTTTGCATCCATAAGAGATGATTTGAGCTCGTCGTGATTCAGCACCCTACCCACTATATAGCCCCTTTGGCAGAGGGCACTGCCCTCTCGAGAATCATCTTTTTTGCCTTCTCCATCGTCTCCCTATCTCCTTTATAGGAAAGCATGTTAATAGCCTCATCTATTGGAAACCATCTGGACTTATCAACCTCACGGTCATGGTCTTCTGTTGTGCCACTTATGTAGCTCATAAGATAATAATGAACTGTCTTTTTACACCTTGCGTTTTCTTCTCTCATAAAATACCAGTAAGATATATCGCCTATCTTGTCGATAAGCCTTCCGTTTAAGCCTGTCTCCTCTTTTACCTCTCTCATGGCAGTGCTTTCAGGGGTCTCTCCTTTGTCAATAATGCCTTTTGGCAGACTCCAGATATTACCTCCCTTTATGGCAATAAGGGCAACCTCTATACTTCCATCTGCCTCTTTAAATACGACTCCACCTGATGAGACCTGTATCTTCAACCTCGAGGGCTTCATGGAAGGCCCTTTCCTTCAAAAAGCCTCATTATGTCGTTGTAAAGGGCAAATGCCATAAGTGTGATAATAACAGCAAGCCCTATCCTCTGGGCAATGAGCATTGTGCGCTCATCGAGAGGCTTTCTTCTTATAGCCTCTATGCCCAAAAACATTATATGTCCGCCATCGAGCACTGGAATAGGAAGCAGATTAAGGATTCCTAAGTTTACGCTTATTATAGCCATGAAGGTAAAGAAATTCAGCACTCCCCTCGATGCCTGCTCTCCTGCCATCTGCACTATGAGTATAGGTCCTCCGATTGTCTCGGCAGGTATGACCCTCTGCAAAAGCTTTATAACCGATATGATTGTAAGTGCAGTGACCTCATATGTCTTAATAAACCCGTTTTTGACTGCATCGGGGACACCGAAACGCTTTATAAATGTATTTCCCAACGGCTTTATGCCAATGAGCCCAATTTCATTTTCCTCGCCAAATATATTTTTAACTACCTTTCTTTCAGGCACTATTTTTAATGAGATAATGTCTTGTCCTCTTTTTATCTTAAGGTCAAGACCTTTCTCTGGGCTTCCGTGTATTATGCCTGTCATCTCATCCCACTCGGTTATATTTTCTGCATTTATCCCTATGACCCTGTCGCCTTTTTGAATTCCTGCATGGCTTGCTGGAGAATCCTCGATGACCTCTCCGACATCAGGATAAAGAATAGGGATGCCGTTTGCAAATATAAAAATAAAAATGACTA
Proteins encoded:
- the mfd gene encoding transcription-repair coupling factor is translated as MSLPQHIKSFISPLIPYPKRIYNLGGSSIAIFLSLLKEPFIMIEEDEELAERLLRDILFYKRLLHTDDTGCVFLPEPDTSTASGKRAEVVYKLSVEAKKASVITSKDALSNLWLPSSLKEDVLYLKTSMELDRLRLTERLRVLGYEHVSLVTEKGQFSVRQWIFDIFPSTEENPVRVEFFGDVIENMRVFDTETQKSISSIMDCAILPANEPKAGVNIMELIKGYEVFFAESAQEEIGEGHVLSKYAIRDEGVDARLLSIKGCGILPEERKGIEELATSVERLMKENKVIIVSSSVWQAERVGEILKEGGLIAPLLDIKEQVSYEGRISILNGELSAGLFMKGLYILTESEIFKKPPFRPMKSSRTSSLIASLSDLNEGDYVVHNLHGIGRFLGLLRQTVEGSEYDLMSIEYEGGDRLYLPLQAIDKVHKYHSKEGAIPKLDRLGSKKWLRTKEKVKEKIKEMAQRLLRLYAEREVSEGFSFSEDTELHREFDSFFLYKETPDQIRTIEEIKKDMASRKPMDRLLTGDVGYGKTEVAMRAAFRAIYDGKQVSVIVPTTLLCEQHLRTFKDRFSAFPVRIDYLSRFKSKRELQKTIKAIGQGEVDIVIGTHALLAKNIVFQDIGLLIIDEEHRFGVAQKERIKELKKGVDILTLSATPIPRTLQMALSGIRGMSIIETPPEERLSVRCVVSVFSDNIIKEAISKEIQRQGQVFFVHNRVQDIMKVAGYLRNLMPDLRIAVAHGQKTSRELEKIMFEFLNRSVDMLVSSAIIGSGLDIPTANTIIINMADKMGLADLYQLKGRVGRSYQKAFAYFLIPGWNVIHEDARKRLQAVQELSYLGAGLRLAMKDLEIRGAGNLLGPEQSGYIMAVGFDMYIEMLEEAVSELKGIEKKEKVVQAEGRGSSYYLHQTDR
- the rfaE2 gene encoding D-glycero-beta-D-manno-heptose 1-phosphate adenylyltransferase; this translates as MDAKSRGKKVVFTNGCFDIIHIGHIRYLREAKKLGDVLIVAVNSDKSVSRIKPGRPVTPQVERIEVVSALEMVDYVTVFEEDTPYELIKLLRPDVLVKGGDWKKEEVVGSDLVSQTVSLPYIEGASTTGIIEKIQALKNTF
- a CDS encoding NUDIX hydrolase, which gives rise to MKIQVSSGGVVFKEADGSIEVALIAIKGGNIWSLPKGIIDKGETPESTAMREVKEETGLNGRLIDKIGDISYWYFMREENARCKKTVHYYLMSYISGTTEDHDREVDKSRWFPIDEAINMLSYKGDRETMEKAKKMILERAVPSAKGAI
- the rseP gene encoding RIP metalloprotease RseP, whose protein sequence is MTFLLAIVLLGILIFVHELGHFLFAKLMGVRVLKFSLGFGPKVIGRKVGDTEYLISAFPLGGYVKMLGEEQGVTLKEEEKAFAYNLQPVRKRFWILFSGPLFNMLFAVVIFIFIFANGIPILYPDVGEVIEDSPASHAGIQKGDRVIGINAENITEWDEMTGIIHGSPEKGLDLKIKRGQDIISLKIVPERKVVKNIFGEENEIGLIGIKPLGNTFIKRFGVPDAVKNGFIKTYEVTALTIISVIKLLQRVIPAETIGGPILIVQMAGEQASRGVLNFFTFMAIISVNLGILNLLPIPVLDGGHIMFLGIEAIRRKPLDERTMLIAQRIGLAVIITLMAFALYNDIMRLFEGKGLP